From Candidatus Rubrimentiphilum sp., one genomic window encodes:
- the fdhD gene encoding formate dehydrogenase accessory sulfurtransferase FdhD, giving the protein MMAERPGLTTPAAVTAFENGDRREIVDDLATEEPLEIRLAAGSETRSLAVTMRTPGSDFELAAGFLFSEGIVGKRDDILSIAYCVDPAIDAEQRYNIVTVELAGAMPPLERLERHFTVSSACGVCGKASIEALHMHAEPLQGDTRVSAALIANLPERMRSAQRIFASTGGLHASALFDARGELLALREDVGRHNALDKIAGWALLNDRMPLSGSVLLVSGRASYELVQKAIMARIPIVCAVSAPSSLAVETARAFNVTLCGFVRGSKCNVYTSPERITP; this is encoded by the coding sequence AACGGGGATCGTCGCGAGATCGTTGACGATCTCGCGACCGAGGAGCCGCTCGAGATTCGCTTGGCTGCCGGCAGCGAGACTCGCAGCCTAGCCGTCACCATGCGCACGCCCGGCAGCGATTTCGAACTCGCGGCCGGTTTTTTATTTTCCGAGGGCATTGTCGGTAAGCGCGACGATATTCTCAGCATCGCCTATTGCGTCGATCCGGCAATCGACGCCGAGCAACGTTACAATATCGTAACCGTCGAACTCGCCGGCGCCATGCCGCCGTTGGAACGGCTCGAACGTCACTTCACGGTAAGCAGCGCGTGCGGTGTGTGCGGAAAGGCGAGTATCGAAGCGCTGCACATGCACGCGGAGCCGTTGCAAGGCGACACGCGCGTCTCCGCTGCGCTTATTGCGAATCTGCCGGAACGGATGCGAAGCGCGCAACGTATCTTCGCTTCCACCGGCGGACTGCACGCCTCCGCGCTGTTCGATGCGCGCGGCGAGTTGCTCGCCCTGCGCGAGGACGTCGGGCGGCACAACGCGCTGGACAAGATCGCGGGGTGGGCACTCTTAAACGACCGCATGCCGCTGAGCGGCAGCGTACTTCTCGTCAGCGGACGCGCGAGTTACGAGCTGGTGCAAAAAGCCATCATGGCGCGCATTCCAATCGTCTGTGCGGTATCCGCGCCGAGCAGTCTTGCGGTCGAGACAGCGCGCGCTTTTAACGTTACGCTGTGCGGCTTCGTCCGGGGATCGAAGTGCAACGTCTACACGTCGCCGGAGCGGATTACGCCTTAG